In Chryseobacterium shigense, the following proteins share a genomic window:
- a CDS encoding S41 family peptidase: MRKISLFILLFFSLHFSAQVLSEIQKLESLCKVWGFLKYYHPHAAKGDFDWDKQLVEKIDELDNIRDKNQLNELYFNWISSLGKVDECKKCSKENKGKTYFSRNFDLSWINNRHIFTEKVSSQLVFIQNNRNLGSNHYLGTGGKKVYFRNENSYGSKFTSKNTVLLELFRYWNFVEYFFPYKYQTDQNWNDVLTEMVPKFLKVDNDENYHLALAELVTKTDDSHAFLYSPLINANLYGRRKVPVEYAYAEGKLVVTKILENKFSEEIPLKTGDVIYDINGRTIPQMVNSFGKFVPASNSWGKIAKVKSLFLFSNHDSITLKIERGGQNLAVTAKTYLLKDITREKPAVQQKWQFLDPDKKTGYVNMGIIEKGDLDDMYRDLKSAASIIFDLRNYPKQTIFPLSRMLLPEKSIYYQFNFPETDYLSKFYSAKNSIGRKNPDYYKGNVVVLVDENTQSQAETTTMMFKQHPKAKVIGSNTSGANGDIIRFKIADLDTCFTGLGAYYPDGKETQRIGIIPDIIIKPTVKGIQEGKDEVLERALYYIKTGF; the protein is encoded by the coding sequence ATGAGAAAAATTTCTCTTTTTATCCTGCTTTTTTTTAGTTTACATTTTTCTGCGCAGGTTCTATCGGAAATACAAAAGCTGGAATCGCTGTGTAAGGTATGGGGATTTTTAAAGTACTATCATCCTCATGCTGCAAAAGGAGATTTTGATTGGGATAAGCAACTTGTTGAGAAAATTGATGAGCTTGACAATATCCGGGATAAAAACCAACTGAATGAGCTATATTTTAACTGGATCAGCAGTCTTGGAAAAGTTGATGAGTGTAAAAAATGTTCAAAAGAAAATAAAGGGAAAACTTATTTTTCCAGAAATTTTGATCTGAGCTGGATTAATAACAGGCATATTTTCACTGAAAAAGTAAGCAGCCAGCTTGTTTTTATTCAAAACAACCGGAATCTTGGCAGTAATCATTATTTAGGGACCGGTGGAAAAAAAGTGTATTTCAGGAATGAAAATTCTTATGGTTCAAAGTTTACATCAAAAAATACGGTTCTTCTTGAACTGTTCAGATACTGGAATTTCGTGGAATATTTTTTTCCTTACAAATATCAGACGGATCAGAACTGGAATGATGTTTTAACGGAAATGGTTCCGAAATTCTTAAAGGTTGATAACGATGAAAATTATCACCTGGCACTTGCCGAATTGGTAACAAAAACAGATGATTCCCACGCCTTTTTATATTCACCTCTGATTAATGCCAATCTGTACGGAAGAAGAAAGGTTCCCGTAGAATACGCTTATGCGGAGGGAAAATTAGTAGTAACAAAAATCCTTGAAAATAAATTCAGCGAAGAAATACCTTTAAAAACCGGTGATGTAATTTATGATATCAATGGCCGGACGATTCCCCAGATGGTTAACAGTTTCGGAAAGTTTGTGCCTGCTTCCAATTCGTGGGGAAAGATCGCAAAAGTGAAAAGTCTTTTTCTTTTCAGTAATCATGATTCTATCACCCTGAAAATAGAACGGGGCGGACAAAACCTGGCCGTTACAGCCAAAACCTATCTTCTTAAGGATATTACCCGTGAAAAACCTGCTGTTCAGCAAAAGTGGCAATTTCTGGATCCTGATAAAAAAACAGGGTACGTAAACATGGGTATTATTGAAAAAGGTGATCTGGACGATATGTACAGGGATTTAAAATCTGCAGCGTCAATTATTTTTGATCTAAGGAATTATCCCAAACAGACTATTTTCCCTTTAAGCAGGATGCTTCTGCCGGAAAAATCAATTTATTATCAATTTAATTTTCCTGAGACGGATTATTTGAGTAAATTTTATAGCGCAAAAAACAGCATCGGGAGAAAGAATCCGGATTACTATAAAGGAAATGTTGTGGTTCTGGTGGATGAAAATACCCAGAGCCAGGCAGAAACCACCACTATGATGTTTAAGCAGCACCCTAAAGCCAAAGTAATAGGAAGCAACACTTCAGGCGCGAACGGTGATATTATAAGATTTAAAATTGCGGATCTGGATACATGCTTCACAGGGCTTGGAGCGTATTATCCCGACGGAAAGGAAACGCAAAGAATCGGAATTATTCCTGATATTATAATAAAACCTACTGTAAAAGGCATACAGGAGGGAAAGGATGAAGTTCTTGAAAGAGCTTTGTATTATATAAAGACCGGTTTTTGA